A window from Drosophila miranda strain MSH22 chromosome Y unlocalized genomic scaffold, D.miranda_PacBio2.1 Contig_Y2_pilon, whole genome shotgun sequence encodes these proteins:
- the LOC117193611 gene encoding death-associated inhibitor of apoptosis 2-like, translating to MAVSAEDLVTNGFFATGNWLEAECNWCHVRIDRWEYGDQVAERHRRCSPICSMVLAPSHCGNITLSQENDSEGNTMVDSGGTASPCACPDLHLEANRLETFKDWPNPNVTPQALAKAGFYYLNRLDHVKCVWCNGIIAKWEKNDNAFDEHRRFFPNCPRVQMGPLIEFAAGKNLEELGIQPTTQPKLPNFACVDSRLRTFTDWPIGNIQPPEPLAQAGLFYQKIADQVRCFHCNIGLRSWQKEDEPWHEHAKWSPKCQFVLLAKGPTFVREVGEAMAASSGSQIATAPAGELNALMDESPAKEALALGIDGGVVRNTIQRKLSSSGSAFETLDELLHAIFDEAGCETALEVREPTEPTAPPLDCCQATTSKAAVSSDSMQNKAEPAVVPEATISDQIQRMSVAPPNGNISLEEENRQLKDARLCKVCLDEEVGGEWW from the exons ATGGCCGTCAGTGCCGAGGATTTGGTGACGAATGGTTTCTTTGCCACGGGGAATTGGCTGGAGGCCGAGTGCAACTGGTGTCATGTGCGCATCGATAGGTGGGAGTACGGGGATCAAGTGGCCGAAAGACATCGACGCTGCTCCCCAATTTGCTCCATGGTGCTGGCCCCCAGTCACTGCGGCAATATCACGCTGAGTCAGGAGAACGACAGCGAAGGCAACACCATGGTGGATAGCGGCGGTACTGCCTCCCCATGTGCCTGTCCTGATCTTCACCTGGAAGCGAATCGCTTGGAGACATTCAAGGACTGGCCA AATCCTAACGTTACGCCTCAGGCTCTGGCCAAGGCTGGTTTTTACTATCTAAATCGTTTGGATCATGTCAAGTGCGTATGGTGTAATGGCATTATAGCCAAGTGGGAGAAAAACGATAACGCCTTCGACGAGCACCGACGCTTCTTCCCCAACTGTCCGCGTGTCCAAATGGGACCGCTTATCGAATTTGCCGCTGGAAAGAATCTAGAAGAGCTGGGAATTCAGCCCACAACCCAGCCAAAACTTCCAAACTTCGCCTGCGTGGACTCGCGACTGCGCACGTTCACCGACTGGCCCATTGGGAACATTCAGCCTCCCGAGCCACTGGCCCAGGCAGGTCTCTTTTATCAGAAGATCGCTGATCAGGTTCGCTGCTTCCACTGCAACATTGGTCTGCGCTCCTGGCAGAAGGAGGACGAGCCCTGGCACGAGCACGCCAAATGGTCGCCCAAATGTCAGTTTGTGCTGCTGGCCAAGGGACCAACCTTTGTGCGTGAGGTGGGTGAGGCTATGGCGGCTTCGTCTGGATCCCAGATAGCAACGGCTCCAGCTGGAGAGCTGAATGCCCTAATGGACGAGAGCCCGGCCAAAGAAGCCCTCGCCCTGGGCATAGACGGAGGAGTGGTGAGAAACACTATTCAACGCAAGCTTTCCAGTTCAGGCTCTGCTTTCGAAACACTGGATGAACTGCTGCATGCCATCTTCGACGAGGCGGGCTGTGAAACAGCCCTCGAGGTGCGGGAGCCAACAGAGCCGACTGCACCGCCCCTTGATTGCTGTCAGGCAACCACCAGCAAAGCGGCAGTATCCTCCGATTCCATGCAGAACAAGGCAGAGCCGGCTGTCGTCCCCGAGGCGACCATCTCGGATCAGATACAGAGAATGTCTGTGGCACCGCCAAATGGCAACATTTCATTAGAGGAGGAGAACCGTCAGCTGAAGGACGCCCGTCTGTGTAAAGTGTGTTTGGACGAGGAGGTTGGGGGGGAGTGGTGGTGA